One window from the genome of Xiphophorus hellerii strain 12219 chromosome 16, Xiphophorus_hellerii-4.1, whole genome shotgun sequence encodes:
- the LOC116736301 gene encoding globoside alpha-1,3-N-acetylgalactosaminyltransferase 1 yields MMNLKFVAVLLSLVAVLGVMFIYVYPIYRFRESLCDSSKDLSGDGHLFRSPDLHLVATDGLKYPQPSITQGRTDIVSVTPWLAPVVWEGTFHPVLLDSIYQKRNITVAATVFAVGKYIRFLKDFLETAEQHFFVGFRVKVYVFTDRPNEVPKVKMAAGRELVVHSVPNSKRWQEISARRMEIIQTLIEETLNKDVDYIFCLDVDSKFHSRWGTESLGELVAVIHPGYYKDDRSKFPYERRPTSRAYVAPGEGDFYYCGGAFGGVLAEVHQLAQTCRKNFEDDAKEGIEAAWQEESHLNRYMWLNKPSKVLSPEYLWQDFKARNSEVLVIRFSGVIKNYNEIRPN; encoded by the exons ATGATGAACCTAAAGTTTGTGGCGGTGCTTCTGTCTCTGGTTGCGGTGTTGGG GGTGATGTTCATCTACGTTTACCCCATCTACAG ATTCAGGGAAAGCCTCTGTGATTCTTCAAAAGACCT ATCTGGGGATGGACACCTCTTCAGGAGTCCTGACCTACACCTGGTGGCAACCGATGG GTTGAAGTACCCACAGCCGAGCATCACTCAAGG TCGGACGGACATTGTGTCGGTGACGCCCTGGTTGGCGCCGGTCGTCTGGGAGGGAACCTTCCACCCGGTTCTGCTTGACAGCATCTACCAAAAGAGGAACATCACCGTTGCTGCCACAGTGTTTGCTGTTGGGAA GTACATCAGGTTCCTGAAGGACTTCCTGGAGACGGCGGAGCAGCACTTCTTCGTAGGTTTCAGAGTGAAGGTTTATGTGTTCACCGACCGGCCGAATGAGGTGCCCAAagtgaaaatggctgctggCAGAGAG CTGGTGGTGCATTCGGTGCCGAACTCCAAACGTTGGCAAGAAATCTCAGCCAGAAGGATGGAGATCATCCAGACGCTGATCGAGGAGACGCTCAACAAAGATGTGGACTACATCTTCTGTTTGGATGTTGACTCAAAGTTTCACAGTCGATGGGGAACCGAGTCATTAGGAGAACTGGTGGCTGTGATCCATCCAG GGTACTACAAGGACGACCGCAGTAAGTTCCCATACGAACGGCGGCCCACCTCCAGAGCTTACGTGGCTCCTGGCGAGGGCGACTTCTACTACTGCGGTGGCGCCTTCGGAGGCGTCCTGGCCGAGGTTCATCAGCTCGCTCAAACCTGTCGCAAGAACTTCGAAGACGATGCCAAGGAAGGCATTGAGGCTGCCTGGCAGGAGGAGAGCCACTTGAACAG GTACATGTGGCTGAACAAGCCCAGTAAGGTTCTGTCTCCTGAGTACTTGTGGCAGGATTTCAAAGCCAGAAACTCAGAAGTTCTCGTTATCAGATTCTCTGGGGTCATAAAGAACTACAACGAAATACGACCCAACTGA